CAGCGACCGGCGACGGTCGGGTCAGCATCTGGGGCGGCAGGTGATCGATGTCGATGGCCTCCCGGTCAACAACGGTGAAGGCATATTCCAGCGCGCTTTTCATTTCCCGGACATTTCCCGGCCACGGGTAATCCATGAAGCAATTCAGGGCCTCACGGGTCAGCCCCCGGATGTTTTTGCCCGTGCGCAGTGCCAGCCGGCTGATAAAGGTGTTGACCAGAAGAGGGATGTCGTCTTTGCGCTGGCGCACCGGCGGCAGGTGAATGGGAATGACGTTGATTCTGAAGTACAGGTCTTCCCGAAAGCGTTTCTGGTCGATGAGTTCCAGCAGGTTGCGGTTGGTGGCTGTAATGATCCGGACATCGGTCTCGATGGGGCGGTTTTCGCCGACCCGTTCGAACTGGCGGGTCTCCAGCACCCGCAGCAGCTTGATCTGGATGGAGAGCGGGATGTCTCCGATTTCGTCCAGGAAAAGGTCGCCCCCGTCGGCCGCTTCGAAACGACCGGCCCGGTCCCGGAACGCCCCGGTGAACGAGCCTTTGACGTGGCCGAAAAGTTCGCTTTCCAGCAGGGCTTCGTTCAGGGCGGCACAGTTGAGCTGCACATAGGGCCCGTCTTTACGCTTTCCACGTTCGTGGATGGCCCTGGCAACCAGCTCCTTGCCGGTGCCGCTCTCCCCGAAAATGATGATCGGGGCGTCGCTCAACGCCGCTTTTTCGATGATGGCAAAGACGGCTTTCATCGGGTCGCTGCCGCCAACAATGCCGCCGAATCCGCTGTTTTCGTCCAGCTGGCGGGAGAGGACCTCCACCTTGCGGTCCAGGCGATCGATTTCACTCAAATCCGTAAGCGTTTCCACGGCCCCCAGCACCGTTCCTTCATCGTCTCGCAACACCGAAGCATTTTTCAAGGCCGGAAAGAAGGTGCCGTCTTTTTTCTTGATGGTGCAGCGGCAGCGGCGCATTTCCGGCTGTCCGGGTTCGAACAGCTTGCACCAGCCCTCGCCCCGGTTGTTGATGGCCATTTCGCAGGCCTCGCACGCCAGAAGGGTGCATGGGCGGCCG
This window of the uncultured Desulfosarcina sp. genome carries:
- a CDS encoding sigma 54-interacting transcriptional regulator, translating into MPFAAINQHWERVINTMSEGMLIISQQGRILSVNRSFEEMTGYAAKEVAGRPCTLLACEACEMAINNRGEGWCKLFEPGQPEMRRCRCTIKKKDGTFFPALKNASVLRDDEGTVLGAVETLTDLSEIDRLDRKVEVLSRQLDENSGFGGIVGGSDPMKAVFAIIEKAALSDAPIIIFGESGTGKELVARAIHERGKRKDGPYVQLNCAALNEALLESELFGHVKGSFTGAFRDRAGRFEAADGGDLFLDEIGDIPLSIQIKLLRVLETRQFERVGENRPIETDVRIITATNRNLLELIDQKRFREDLYFRINVIPIHLPPVRQRKDDIPLLVNTFISRLALRTGKNIRGLTREALNCFMDYPWPGNVREMKSALEYAFTVVDREAIDIDHLPPQMLTRPSPVAAAAVPGHADAGNRQRQALIDALRATGGNQSQAARLLGINRVTVWNRMRKYGIDLKREIQG